In one window of Acanthochromis polyacanthus isolate Apoly-LR-REF ecotype Palm Island chromosome 8, KAUST_Apoly_ChrSc, whole genome shotgun sequence DNA:
- the LOC110971900 gene encoding LINE-1 retrotransposable element ORF2 protein isoform X1, whose protein sequence is MPNNKSPGPDGFPAEFYKHFWSILSPLFQRVIADIKKQLKLPSNMNSATISLLLKPNKDPLLPTSYRPISLLNVDLKIITKTLSHRIEKILPFIIHPDQTGFIKGRHSSTNTRRLFNLMVHSSQQHTPSIIVTLDAEKAFDKVNWSFLILTMQKFGFGESFINWIKILYTAPLATVVTNGLTSQPFTLHRGTRQGCPLSPSLFTIFIEPLAAAIRQNTSIYGFKTANYHHKISLYADDVLLFLTKPHSSLQETISTIGKYSKLSDYSINWHKSSILPLQNSSWDVAAHAPPIPLCTGHITYLGIHISPRLSELLSLNYTPLLKTITDTLLRWVNLPLSLTGRIASIKMTILPKINYLFSMIPLKPTHSWFKSLDSAINKYYWKNKTPRIKLSTLQKPKTQGGLAAPNFHQYFIANQLQYILKWINPIHSDYTWIDIEQTLSDNIPLSDLPFISPSIKRHPCFKSITISSALTAWWEFHKITNSSLALCKLTPIWNNPDFLSNKKPLHLHSWSDKGITHLQHIFHNNELVSFSHLVQEYGIRSNQYLEYLQIKSSISAVHSVSLSAW, encoded by the coding sequence ATGCCTAATAATAAATCCCCAGGACCTGATGGCTTCCCTGCTGAGTTCTACAAACACTTCTGGTCAATTTTATCCCCACTATTCCAAAGAGTAATAGCCGACATAAAAAAGCAGTTAAAACTTCCATCAAATATGAACTCAGCTACAATTTCACTCCTCCTTAAACCAAACAAAGACCCACTACTGCCAACCAGCTACCGTCCTATCTCGCTCCTAAACGTTGACttaaaaatcatcacaaaaacactttcTCATAGAATAGAAAAAATCCTCCCATTCATAATTCACCCCGATCAGACCGGTTTCATAAAAGGCAGACATTCATCAACCAATACCCGCAGACTCTTTAACCTAATGGTACATTCATCACAACAACATACACCATCCATCATTGTCACACtagatgcagaaaaagcatttgataAGGTTAACTGGTCATTTCTCATTCTCACAATGCAAAAGTTTGGCTTTGGGGAATCATTTATTAATTGGATTAAAATTCTTTACACTGCACCTTTAGCCACAGTTGTCACAAATGGACTAACATCACAACCATTCACACTTCACCGGGGGACTAGGCAAGGATGTCCACTCTCCCCTTCATTATTCACTATCTTCATAGAACCCCTAGCTGCAGCCATCAGACAAAACACCAGTATCTATGGatttaaaacagcaaactaCCATCACAAAATCAGTTTATATGCAGACGACGTATTACTTTTTCTAACGAAGCCACACTcttcactacaggaaacaaTCAGTACTATAGGTAAATACTCAAAattatcagattattccataaattggcATAAATCATCAATCCTCCCCCTCCAGAATAGCAGCTGGGATGTGGCAGCCCACGCACCACCTATTCCCTTATGCACTGGTCACATCACGTATTTAGGTATTCACATTTCGCCCAGGTTGTCAGAGCTGTTGAGTCTCAATTATACACCTTTACTTAAAACAATAACTGACACTCTCCTCCGCTGGGTAAACTTACCACTCTCACTAACTGGCAGAATAGCATCAATAAAAATGACCATACTACCCAAAATAAATTACCTTTTCTCAATGATCCCACTGAAACCCACCCATTCCTGGTTCAAATCTCTAGACTCTGCTATCAATAAATACTactggaaaaacaagacaccCAGAATTAAACTTTCAACCCTACAGAAACCGAAAACACAAGGAGGATTAGCTGCGCCAAATTTTCACCAGTACTTTATTGCAAATCAGCTACAGTACATATTAAAATGGATCAACCCCATACATTCAGACTACACATGGATAGACATTGAACAAACATTATCTGATAATATTCCCCTCTCAGACTTACCATTCATTAGCCCATCTATCAAACGCCATCCTTGTTTTAAATCAATAACAATATCATCAGCCCTGACAGCCTGGTGGGAATTtcacaaaatcacaaactcTTCTCTTGCACTATGTAAACTCACTCCAATCTGGAACAACCCTGACTTTCTCAGCAACAAAAAACCTCTCCACCTCCACTCATGGTCAGACAAGGGAATCACGCATCTACAACACATCTTCCACAATAATGAATTGGTTTCATTTTCACACCTGGTCCAGGAGTACGGCATCAGGAGTAATCAGTACCTGGAATATCTCCAGATTAAATCATCTATCTCTGCTGTTCattctgtcagtctgtcagctTGGTGA